A genomic stretch from Flavobacterium humidisoli includes:
- a CDS encoding copper resistance protein NlpE, translating to MRKIIILAFASALIASCNSKNSKDENNAVLTDTIANNEKYEPADTISVYEGTLPCADCEGIETILKIDVADNTFQLSSTYKGKQPEKNFKEKGNINTERGLEKDPDGTIYILNWDKPEKDQVYYGYYSNNPEKLYLLDRNKKIIKSNLNYFLELNE from the coding sequence ATGAGAAAAATAATTATTCTTGCTTTTGCGTCAGCTCTTATAGCATCGTGTAATTCTAAAAATAGCAAAGATGAAAATAATGCTGTTTTGACAGATACTATTGCTAATAATGAAAAATACGAACCAGCCGATACTATTTCTGTTTATGAAGGAACGCTACCATGTGCAGACTGTGAAGGAATAGAAACGATTCTGAAAATTGATGTAGCAGATAATACATTTCAATTATCTAGCACATACAAAGGAAAACAGCCAGAAAAAAACTTTAAAGAAAAAGGCAATATCAATACCGAAAGAGGTTTAGAAAAAGATCCTGATGGAACAATCTATATTTTAAACTGGGATAAGCCAGAAAAAGATCAAGTTTACTACGGCTATTACAGTAACAATCCCGAAAAACTATATCTGCTAGACAGAAACAAAAAAATAATAAAATCTAATCTGAATTATTTTTTAGAATTAAATGAATAA
- a CDS encoding lactate utilization protein B, translating to MSSEKIIPHSEAAAKFNKDVERVNWHDETLWFVRAKRDKSAHQIEDWELLRETASQIKFNVLSNIHDYLVEFEANAQRNGIIVHWAADAKEHNEIVHSIMAKHDVKQMVKSKSMLTEECHLNDYLAEKGIEVIDSDLGEYIVQLRKEPPSHIVLPAIHLKKEDVSETFHEHLGTEKGNFNPQYLTESARHSLRNTFLTRKVALTGVNFAVAETGEFVVCTNEGNADMGAHLADVHIACMGFEKLIPKREHLGVFLRLLARSATGQPITTFSSHFKKPRDGKEMHIVIVDNGRSTQLGREDFRNSLKCIRCGACMNTCPVYRRSGGHSYHNAVAGPIGSILAPNLDMSKNADLPFASTLCGSCTNVCPVKIDIHDQLYKWRQVLVKEGHTPTAKTVAMKTMATVLANPMVFNIAGKSGRFVMKNIPGMVNNKMNKWYDQREMPDVPEESFREWYKKNSRESKDKKNE from the coding sequence ATGTCTTCAGAAAAAATAATACCGCACAGCGAAGCCGCAGCGAAGTTTAATAAAGACGTAGAGCGTGTCAATTGGCATGATGAAACACTTTGGTTTGTACGTGCAAAAAGAGATAAATCAGCGCATCAAATTGAAGATTGGGAACTGCTTCGCGAAACAGCTTCTCAAATTAAATTTAATGTGCTTTCTAATATTCATGACTATTTAGTTGAATTTGAAGCGAATGCTCAACGAAACGGAATAATTGTGCATTGGGCAGCAGATGCCAAAGAACATAACGAAATAGTGCATTCGATCATGGCCAAACATGATGTAAAGCAAATGGTGAAATCCAAATCGATGCTTACAGAAGAATGCCATTTAAACGATTATTTAGCCGAAAAAGGAATTGAAGTAATCGATTCTGATTTAGGTGAATATATCGTCCAGCTTCGAAAAGAACCGCCAAGCCACATTGTGCTTCCGGCGATTCACTTAAAGAAAGAAGATGTAAGCGAAACTTTCCACGAACATTTAGGTACCGAAAAAGGAAATTTCAATCCGCAGTATTTAACAGAATCGGCGCGTCATAGTTTAAGGAATACTTTCTTGACTAGAAAAGTAGCTTTAACCGGAGTTAATTTTGCTGTTGCAGAAACTGGAGAATTTGTGGTTTGTACGAACGAAGGAAATGCCGATATGGGTGCGCATTTAGCAGACGTTCATATTGCGTGTATGGGATTCGAAAAACTGATTCCGAAAAGAGAACATTTAGGTGTTTTCTTGAGATTATTGGCAAGAAGCGCAACGGGTCAGCCTATTACAACTTTTTCAAGTCATTTCAAGAAACCAAGAGACGGAAAAGAAATGCACATCGTAATTGTTGACAACGGAAGAAGCACACAATTAGGAAGAGAAGATTTTAGAAATTCACTAAAATGTATTCGTTGTGGAGCGTGTATGAACACTTGTCCAGTTTACAGACGAAGCGGAGGACATAGCTATCACAATGCAGTTGCAGGGCCAATTGGTTCTATTTTGGCACCAAATTTAGATATGAGCAAAAATGCAGATTTGCCATTTGCTAGTACGCTTTGTGGTTCGTGCACCAACGTTTGTCCCGTTAAAATTGATATTCACGATCAATTGTACAAATGGCGTCAGGTTTTGGTGAAAGAAGGGCATACGCCAACAGCAAAAACGGTAGCGATGAAAACGATGGCAACAGTTTTAGCTAATCCTATGGTATTTAATATTGCTGGAAAATCAGGCCGATTTGTAATGAAGAATATTCCAGGAATGGTCAACAATAAGATGAACAAATGGTACGATCAGCGCGAAATGCCTGATGTTCCTGAGGAATCTTTTAGAGAATGGTACAAGAAAAATTCGAGAGAATCTAAAGATAAAAAGAATGAGTAG
- a CDS encoding XdhC family protein has protein sequence MKEINEILKAYSQAKSEGKKTALATVVKVEGSSYRQPGARMMVTEDGELTGAISGGCLEGDALRKALLSIHQKQNKLVTYNTNNEDDAEVGLQLGCNGIVHILFEYIDEEVSNNPIQLLKQLELERKEAVIVTIFSLKRNAFQIGTTLFFRKDSPVLNHNNEVLNLISDVKEVLKTKTSVVKKLQEENDNEALIEYIKPSISLVIAGAGNDIQPLVKMASILGWKITIGEGRATHATKKRFPKADQVSVVNPEHFLENIVIDDQTYFALMTHNYKYDLVVLKELLKTDFHYIGILGPKSKFNRMLDDLLIEGITVSEEQMKRIHTPVGLDIGTETSEEIALSIVSEIKAVASGRIGTSLKYKEGKIHDEIHYGE, from the coding sequence ATGAAAGAAATCAACGAAATTCTTAAAGCCTATTCGCAAGCAAAATCCGAAGGAAAAAAAACTGCTCTAGCAACGGTCGTTAAAGTTGAAGGCTCGTCATATCGACAGCCTGGCGCTCGCATGATGGTAACAGAAGATGGAGAATTGACTGGAGCGATAAGTGGTGGTTGTTTGGAAGGCGACGCGTTACGAAAAGCACTTCTTTCGATCCATCAAAAACAAAACAAATTAGTTACTTACAATACGAATAACGAAGATGATGCGGAAGTTGGTTTACAGCTCGGATGCAACGGAATCGTTCATATTCTTTTTGAGTATATTGATGAAGAGGTTTCAAATAATCCAATTCAGCTTTTGAAGCAATTGGAATTAGAAAGAAAAGAAGCTGTAATTGTAACCATTTTTTCTTTAAAAAGAAATGCTTTTCAGATTGGAACAACTTTGTTTTTTAGAAAAGACAGTCCTGTTTTAAATCATAATAATGAAGTTTTAAATTTAATTTCGGATGTAAAAGAGGTGCTGAAAACTAAAACTTCTGTAGTGAAAAAACTTCAGGAAGAAAATGACAACGAAGCTTTAATCGAATATATAAAACCTTCTATTTCGCTTGTGATTGCTGGTGCAGGAAACGATATTCAGCCTTTAGTAAAAATGGCTTCAATTTTAGGCTGGAAAATTACTATTGGTGAAGGACGCGCAACGCATGCAACTAAAAAACGTTTTCCTAAAGCCGATCAAGTTTCGGTAGTAAATCCAGAACATTTTTTAGAGAATATTGTTATTGACGATCAGACCTATTTTGCTTTGATGACGCACAATTACAAATACGATTTAGTAGTTTTAAAAGAGCTGCTAAAAACTGATTTTCATTATATAGGAATTCTAGGTCCGAAGTCAAAATTCAACCGAATGCTGGACGATCTTTTGATCGAAGGAATTACAGTAAGCGAAGAGCAGATGAAAAGAATTCATACTCCAGTTGGGCTTGATATTGGCACAGAAACATCAGAAGAAATCGCTTTGTCGATTGTTTCCGAAATAAAAGCTGTAGCTTCAGGAAGAATAGGAACTTCATTGAAATATAAAGAAGGCAAAATACATGATGAAATTCATTATGGAGAATAG
- a CDS encoding YegP family protein has product MGKFVITTRANGEFQFNLKAGNGQTILTSEGYTTKAACNNGIESVKKNASDDDRYDRLESKSGKPYFNLKAGNGQIIGSSEMYESTSARENGIESVKKNAPDATIDDQTA; this is encoded by the coding sequence ATGGGAAAATTTGTAATCACTACTAGAGCCAACGGAGAGTTTCAATTCAATTTAAAAGCTGGTAATGGCCAGACTATTTTAACAAGTGAGGGTTATACAACAAAGGCAGCTTGTAACAATGGTATTGAATCGGTTAAAAAAAATGCATCAGATGATGATCGTTATGATAGATTAGAATCTAAAAGCGGCAAGCCATATTTTAATTTAAAAGCTGGAAATGGCCAAATTATTGGTTCAAGCGAAATGTACGAAAGTACATCGGCTAGAGAAAACGGAATTGAATCTGTTAAAAAGAATGCTCCTGATGCAACAATTGATGATCAAACAGCATAA
- a CDS encoding FGGY-family carbohydrate kinase, with product MNVVAIFDIGKTNKKVFLFNENYKIVWEKSVNLEETTDEDGFPCEDIEVLKNWILDRLSEIKELTEYVLKAINFSTYGASFVYIDENGKVLTPLYNYLKDYPEDLKADFYEKYKGEKKFAVKTASPVLGSLNSGMQIYRLKEEKPEIFEKAKYCLHLPQFLSFLLTNEAYADITSIGCHTNLWNFKKMKYHKWLKEEGISDKIPPIHFGKDVIMTRDNLAIGVGLHDSSSAIIPYTINFTEPFVLLSTGTWSISLNPFNNKPLTFDELQNDCLCYMQYTEKPVKAARLFAGNEHEVQTKRLAEHFKVPVHTYKEVYFDKKIVANLRALNYQIIYPKKYNFDILKECPFQKRDLSYYKNYETAYHQLMLDLVEQQVFSTNLVIHNSPVKKIFVDGGFSKNSIYMNLLAEAFPDVEVYAASMAQASALGAALAIHDNWNPKPIQNDLIDLKFYKH from the coding sequence ATGAATGTAGTTGCGATTTTTGATATTGGTAAAACAAACAAAAAGGTTTTTTTATTTAACGAAAATTATAAAATTGTCTGGGAGAAATCGGTAAATCTGGAAGAAACCACAGATGAAGATGGATTTCCGTGTGAAGATATCGAAGTACTTAAAAATTGGATTTTAGACCGATTATCTGAAATAAAAGAGCTTACGGAGTATGTTTTGAAAGCGATCAATTTCAGCACTTACGGAGCCAGTTTTGTTTATATAGACGAAAACGGAAAAGTTTTAACTCCTCTGTATAATTATCTAAAAGATTATCCAGAGGATTTAAAAGCTGATTTCTATGAAAAATATAAAGGAGAGAAAAAATTTGCTGTAAAAACAGCTTCTCCAGTTTTGGGCAGTTTAAATTCGGGAATGCAGATTTACCGATTGAAAGAAGAAAAGCCCGAAATTTTCGAAAAAGCAAAATACTGCCTGCACTTGCCGCAATTTTTAAGTTTTCTTTTAACGAATGAAGCTTATGCTGATATTACCAGTATTGGCTGCCATACGAATTTGTGGAATTTCAAAAAAATGAAATACCATAAATGGCTGAAAGAAGAAGGTATTTCAGATAAAATACCACCAATTCATTTTGGAAAAGATGTCATTATGACTCGTGATAATCTAGCCATTGGAGTTGGTCTTCATGATAGTTCATCGGCAATTATACCTTATACAATCAACTTTACAGAACCGTTTGTATTGCTGTCTACGGGAACTTGGAGTATTTCTTTAAATCCGTTCAACAACAAACCACTGACTTTTGACGAATTGCAGAACGATTGCCTTTGCTACATGCAATACACCGAAAAACCAGTAAAAGCAGCACGTTTATTTGCTGGAAACGAACACGAAGTGCAAACCAAACGTTTGGCAGAACATTTTAAAGTTCCAGTTCATACCTACAAAGAAGTTTATTTTGATAAAAAAATCGTAGCCAACTTGCGAGCGCTCAATTATCAGATTATCTATCCTAAAAAGTACAATTTCGATATTCTGAAAGAATGTCCTTTTCAAAAAAGAGATCTTTCTTATTATAAAAATTACGAAACTGCTTATCATCAATTAATGCTGGATTTGGTAGAACAGCAGGTTTTTTCTACCAATTTGGTGATTCACAACAGTCCTGTAAAAAAGATTTTTGTAGATGGAGGTTTCAGTAAAAATTCGATTTACATGAATTTATTGGCAGAAGCTTTTCCAGATGTAGAAGTATATGCCGCTTCGATGGCGCAGGCGAGTGCGTTAGGTGCAGCATTGGCCATTCACGATAACTGGAATCCAAAACCGATACAGAATGATTTAATTGACTTGAAATTCTATAAACATTAG
- a CDS encoding glycoside hydrolase family 27 protein: MKITNLFTMSIGLFFLSTVGNAQTKAFQKEEFKQWAQTPPMGWNSWDCYGPTVEEHEVKANANYMAKELKKFGWEYIVVDIRWFVENDKAGGYNQTDPRYVIDKYGRYLPAVNRFPSAKDGQGFKPLADYIHKKGLKFGIHIMRGIPKKAVEDKLPIKGANGITADQVYSTALQCEWLRDNYTVVADKAGAQEYYDSIFELYAQWGVDFIKIDDLSRPYHEGEINLIRNAIDKCGRKIVLSTSPGETPISAAAHVSTHANMWRMVDDVWDTWPHITHLMDVAQKWYPYIAPGTWPDCDMIPLGRISVRGERGEDRMTRLTKDEQYTLITFFNIFKSPLFFGGDLPSNDAYTLSLLTNKEVVKMHNESSDVKQLFQKDGKIAVTSKNAKDGSIYLALFNISDTASQKVSVNLSDLGISASAEVLNMWTGEKSKTASKEITADLKPHSSVLYQLRVKK; encoded by the coding sequence ATGAAAATTACAAACTTATTTACAATGTCGATAGGATTATTTTTTCTATCAACAGTAGGAAATGCTCAAACCAAAGCATTTCAAAAAGAAGAATTCAAACAATGGGCTCAAACTCCTCCAATGGGATGGAACAGCTGGGATTGTTACGGGCCAACAGTCGAAGAACACGAAGTAAAAGCCAATGCCAATTATATGGCAAAAGAGCTAAAGAAATTTGGCTGGGAATATATCGTCGTAGATATTCGATGGTTTGTAGAAAACGACAAAGCAGGAGGCTATAACCAGACCGATCCGCGTTATGTAATTGATAAGTACGGAAGATATCTGCCAGCAGTTAACCGATTTCCTTCAGCAAAAGACGGCCAAGGTTTTAAACCTTTAGCCGATTACATTCATAAAAAAGGATTGAAATTCGGAATCCATATTATGCGTGGCATTCCTAAAAAAGCGGTTGAAGATAAACTGCCAATAAAAGGAGCAAACGGAATTACAGCAGATCAGGTTTATTCTACTGCTTTACAATGCGAATGGCTGAGAGACAACTATACCGTTGTTGCTGACAAAGCCGGAGCGCAAGAATATTATGATTCTATTTTTGAATTATACGCACAATGGGGAGTAGATTTCATTAAAATCGATGATTTGTCAAGACCTTATCATGAAGGTGAAATCAACTTAATTCGTAATGCGATTGACAAATGCGGTCGAAAAATTGTATTAAGCACTTCGCCAGGAGAGACGCCCATTTCGGCTGCAGCTCACGTAAGTACACATGCCAATATGTGGCGCATGGTGGATGATGTTTGGGATACATGGCCTCATATTACCCATTTGATGGATGTGGCGCAAAAGTGGTATCCATACATCGCACCAGGAACATGGCCAGATTGCGATATGATTCCGTTAGGGCGTATTTCAGTAAGGGGAGAAAGAGGGGAAGATAGAATGACACGTTTAACGAAAGACGAGCAATATACTTTGATTACATTTTTTAATATTTTCAAGTCGCCATTGTTTTTTGGAGGAGATTTGCCAAGCAACGATGCTTACACTTTGTCATTATTGACGAATAAAGAGGTTGTAAAAATGCATAACGAAAGCAGCGATGTAAAACAGCTTTTTCAGAAAGATGGGAAAATTGCCGTGACATCAAAAAATGCGAAAGACGGCAGTATATATCTGGCTTTGTTCAATATCTCAGATACTGCTTCGCAAAAAGTTTCTGTAAATCTTTCTGATTTAGGAATTTCTGCTTCAGCTGAAGTTTTGAATATGTGGACGGGCGAGAAATCAAAAACAGCATCAAAAGAAATAACAGCTGATTTAAAACCTCATAGTTCTGTTTTATATCAATTGAGAGTTAAAAAATAA
- a CDS encoding DUF1349 domain-containing protein — MKTFFYHAIIILGLSALTSCNNKSETAKTAMKEGTKTDSAFVNGSPCDIKLSSIHFTKAVNGADTLIKTEKDEKIIFKAGEKSDYFSDPDGKLSNNTAPMLLSKVDNTKPFTLTAKVTPEFTEKGLYNAGVLYIYVNDSFYQKFCFEQDERGNHRVVTVRTMGTSDDNNHDVIKQPSIYMKISSDTKTVASYYSLDKKNWQMVRLYKNNYPKEIWTGISTQCPVDKGTQSIFEEINLEEKSVSDFRLGI, encoded by the coding sequence ATGAAAACATTTTTTTACCACGCCATTATCATCCTTGGTCTTTCTGCTTTAACGAGCTGCAATAATAAAAGCGAAACTGCAAAAACAGCTATGAAAGAAGGAACAAAAACAGATTCTGCATTTGTAAATGGTTCTCCTTGTGACATTAAATTATCTTCTATACATTTTACAAAAGCAGTTAACGGCGCAGATACTTTAATTAAAACCGAAAAAGACGAAAAAATTATATTTAAAGCTGGCGAGAAATCAGATTATTTTTCTGATCCTGATGGAAAATTATCCAATAACACTGCTCCAATGCTTTTGTCTAAAGTCGACAATACCAAACCTTTTACGCTTACCGCGAAAGTTACTCCTGAGTTTACAGAAAAAGGATTATACAATGCAGGTGTTTTATATATTTATGTGAATGACAGTTTCTATCAGAAATTCTGTTTTGAACAAGATGAAAGAGGAAACCATAGAGTTGTAACGGTTCGTACAATGGGTACTTCTGATGATAATAATCATGATGTTATAAAGCAGCCGTCTATTTACATGAAAATTTCTTCGGACACCAAAACGGTTGCCAGCTATTATTCTCTTGATAAGAAAAACTGGCAGATGGTTCGTTTATACAAAAATAATTACCCAAAAGAAATCTGGACGGGAATTAGCACGCAGTGCCCTGTAGATAAAGGAACTCAAAGCATTTTTGAGGAAATTAACCTGGAAGAAAAAAGCGTTTCTGATTTTCGCTTAGGAATCTAA
- a CDS encoding LutC/YkgG family protein codes for MSSKGEILKRIKLNQPKEVAELPDLNLLGSEQFDVLETYKTVLKGIGGDPVEVADYNEIINYIKSNYNLEKRLITTLPELSEIASLDWKTVDPHSLQDVELTVVKAHFGVAENSGLWVTDDILGQRVAPFIAQYLAIIVHKKDLVPTMQQAYRRIGNMEYGFGTFIAGPSKTADIEQSLVLGAHGARGLIVFLLE; via the coding sequence ATGAGTAGTAAAGGCGAAATTTTAAAAAGAATAAAACTGAATCAGCCTAAGGAGGTTGCAGAACTGCCTGATCTAAATCTTTTAGGCTCTGAACAATTTGATGTATTAGAAACATATAAAACAGTTTTAAAAGGAATTGGTGGCGATCCAGTTGAAGTTGCTGATTATAATGAAATCATCAATTACATCAAATCCAATTATAACTTAGAAAAAAGACTAATTACAACACTTCCAGAACTTTCTGAGATAGCCTCGTTAGATTGGAAAACAGTTGATCCGCATTCGCTTCAAGATGTTGAATTAACGGTGGTAAAAGCACATTTTGGCGTAGCAGAAAATAGTGGGCTTTGGGTAACAGATGATATTTTAGGACAGCGAGTTGCGCCCTTTATTGCACAATATTTAGCGATTATCGTTCATAAAAAAGATCTTGTGCCAACAATGCAGCAGGCTTATCGGAGAATTGGAAACATGGAATACGGTTTCGGAACTTTTATTGCAGGCCCATCGAAAACAGCTGATATTGAACAATCTTTGGTTCTTGGTGCGCATGGCGCCAGAGGATTGATTGTATTTTTATTGGAGTAA
- a CDS encoding nucleotidyltransferase family protein yields MMKFIMENRLQNKIGIIILAAGNSSRLGRPKQLLEYKESTLLKNTVSEALKVENSFVIVVTGSNHDLIEKKLHLSEITFSFNSDWENGMSSSIANGIKQLLLLNPKCEQCVLAVCDQPFVSSLIFENLIKEHHTAQKGIVASAYSETLGTPVLFHKKYFQDLLELKGQQGAKKLIRKYAEDVVSVLFEKGNIDIDTEEDYFKLIS; encoded by the coding sequence ATGATGAAATTCATTATGGAGAATAGACTTCAAAATAAAATAGGCATTATCATTTTGGCAGCAGGTAATTCTTCGAGATTAGGCAGACCCAAACAATTGCTGGAATATAAAGAATCGACTTTGCTGAAAAATACCGTTTCAGAAGCTTTGAAGGTTGAAAATTCGTTTGTAATAGTGGTGACGGGGTCAAACCATGATTTAATTGAAAAAAAGCTTCATTTATCCGAAATCACATTTTCTTTTAATTCTGACTGGGAAAACGGAATGTCTTCTTCAATTGCAAATGGAATTAAGCAATTATTGCTTCTAAATCCAAAATGCGAACAATGTGTTTTAGCAGTTTGCGATCAGCCTTTTGTCTCCAGTCTAATATTCGAAAATCTTATAAAAGAACATCATACGGCACAAAAGGGAATTGTGGCCTCTGCTTATTCTGAAACTTTAGGAACACCGGTTTTATTTCACAAAAAATACTTTCAAGATCTTCTGGAATTGAAAGGCCAGCAAGGCGCTAAAAAACTGATTAGGAAATATGCTGAAGATGTAGTTTCAGTTCTTTTCGAAAAAGGAAATATTGATATTGATACAGAGGAAGATTATTTTAAGTTGATTTCTTGA
- a CDS encoding (Fe-S)-binding protein has product MKIGLFIPCYVDQFYPKVGIATYELLQKLGCEVEFPMGQTCCGQPMANSGYAHLTKGCDANFIANFSGFDYIVCPSGSCVLHVKDHLHDEKQEEKATAIRNTVYELTEFITDVLKIDHIDGRFPYKVGMHVSCHGQRGLKLSQMSELNAPFFSKPEQLLHNIEGLDLVALTRKDECCGFGGTFCVTEEAVSVKMGQDRIKDHESHDVDYITGGDMSCLMHLDGILKRQKSRIKTIHIAEILNSLEN; this is encoded by the coding sequence ATGAAAATTGGACTTTTTATACCTTGTTATGTCGACCAATTTTATCCAAAAGTAGGAATCGCAACCTACGAATTACTTCAAAAATTAGGTTGTGAAGTCGAATTTCCGATGGGACAAACCTGTTGCGGACAACCAATGGCCAATAGTGGCTATGCGCATTTAACGAAAGGATGCGATGCCAATTTTATTGCCAATTTTTCTGGATTTGATTACATAGTCTGTCCCTCTGGAAGTTGTGTTTTGCATGTAAAAGACCATTTACATGACGAAAAACAAGAAGAGAAGGCAACAGCAATTCGAAATACGGTTTATGAACTTACCGAGTTTATAACAGACGTTTTAAAAATTGACCATATCGACGGAAGATTTCCTTATAAAGTGGGGATGCACGTAAGCTGTCACGGTCAGCGCGGATTAAAGCTTTCGCAGATGTCTGAATTAAATGCGCCATTTTTCTCTAAACCAGAACAATTATTGCACAATATTGAAGGTCTTGATTTGGTTGCTTTAACTAGAAAAGATGAATGCTGTGGCTTTGGAGGAACTTTCTGCGTTACCGAAGAAGCTGTTTCTGTGAAAATGGGACAAGATCGTATTAAAGATCACGAAAGCCATGATGTTGATTATATTACTGGAGGCGATATGTCTTGCTTAATGCATTTGGATGGAATTCTAAAAAGACAAAAAAGCAGAATCAAAACCATTCATATTGCTGAAATATTAAATTCACTTGAAAATTAA
- a CDS encoding response regulator transcription factor — protein sequence MPQNSSVENQLMTTFLEQKFEIGESNDIEMYKQFVINYVKIEQCVAVLSDYQSDKSYIYSGSFGSIFGLPDENAVIDSAFEECIFTKINSDDLVERHVLELNFYQFLKEIPKEEYSNYSTWSRLRMKDYNDKITYINHRTIYLNTFNNGSISLALCLYLPSTDLQSRAGIDAKIFNIQTGEVIEPEKYKNNTENILSKREIEVLTSVAKGNKSEQIATEMHISVYTVRRHRQNIIQKLKVTNTAEAVQTAIIMGVISL from the coding sequence ATGCCTCAAAATTCTTCAGTAGAAAACCAATTAATGACTACGTTTTTAGAACAAAAATTTGAGATTGGAGAATCAAATGATATCGAAATGTACAAACAATTCGTTATCAATTATGTCAAGATAGAGCAATGCGTAGCTGTTCTATCCGATTATCAATCCGACAAAAGTTATATTTACTCGGGAAGCTTCGGCTCTATTTTTGGGCTTCCTGATGAAAATGCTGTAATTGATTCTGCCTTTGAAGAATGTATTTTTACTAAAATCAATTCAGACGATTTGGTAGAACGTCATGTTTTAGAACTCAATTTTTATCAGTTTTTAAAGGAAATTCCGAAAGAAGAATATAGTAATTACAGTACTTGGAGTCGTCTGAGAATGAAAGATTATAACGATAAAATTACCTATATAAATCACCGGACTATTTATTTGAACACATTTAACAACGGAAGCATTTCTCTTGCCTTATGCTTATACCTGCCTTCTACAGATTTACAGTCTCGAGCTGGAATTGACGCAAAAATTTTTAATATTCAAACTGGCGAGGTAATCGAACCAGAAAAATATAAAAACAATACAGAAAATATACTTTCAAAAAGAGAAATAGAAGTTCTGACCAGTGTAGCAAAAGGAAATAAAAGCGAACAAATTGCAACAGAAATGCATATTTCAGTTTACACTGTAAGGCGCCACAGGCAAAATATTATTCAAAAATTAAAAGTGACCAATACCGCCGAAGCTGTACAGACTGCTATTATTATGGGGGTGATATCGCTGTAG